Proteins encoded in a region of the Bacillus sp. 2205SS5-2 genome:
- the menH gene encoding 2-succinyl-6-hydroxy-2,4-cyclohexadiene-1-carboxylate synthase yields the protein MRISVDGVEYYVKRVGKGEAVVLLHGFTGNHATWSETAYLLSKSYQCIMIDLLGHGKSDSPHEVERYSFESCVQDIQRILCELGIEKTHIIGYSLGGRLALGFAVMFPSMISSLILESTSPGLQTEQERSLRREDDENLAWKIRHKGLSWFVDYWENIPLFQSQKSLPQSSQLKIRRQRLSNNLNGLRNSLLGMGTGRQPSYWGDLSKLSFPVFLMAGRLDEKFCSIARKMNNHLLYGSLCQVENAGHAIHVEQSQKFGTIVEEFLFNT from the coding sequence TTGAGGATTTCTGTCGATGGGGTAGAGTACTATGTAAAGAGGGTAGGTAAGGGAGAAGCAGTAGTATTACTTCACGGGTTTACAGGAAACCATGCTACTTGGAGTGAAACTGCCTACTTATTGAGCAAATCCTATCAATGTATTATGATCGACTTGCTTGGTCATGGGAAGTCTGATTCTCCCCATGAGGTGGAGCGATATTCTTTTGAAAGTTGTGTTCAGGATATACAAAGGATTTTATGTGAGTTAGGAATAGAGAAAACGCATATAATCGGCTATTCGCTGGGTGGGCGCTTAGCTCTCGGATTTGCGGTTATGTTTCCGTCTATGATTTCGTCGCTAATTTTGGAAAGCACCTCTCCTGGGCTTCAAACGGAACAGGAAAGAAGCTTGCGCCGAGAAGATGATGAAAACTTAGCCTGGAAAATCAGACATAAAGGCTTATCTTGGTTTGTTGACTATTGGGAGAACATCCCTCTATTTCAGTCACAGAAGAGTCTCCCTCAATCATCTCAACTAAAGATCAGGAGGCAACGATTGAGCAATAACCTAAATGGCTTGAGGAATAGCCTGCTAGGTATGGGAACGGGACGGCAACCCTCGTATTGGGGAGATCTTTCTAAACTATCCTTCCCTGTTTTTCTAATGGCGGGTAGGCTGGATGAAAAGTTTTGTTCGATTGCCCGCAAAATGAACAATCATCTCCTGTATGGGTCACTTTGTCAAGTAGAGAATGCGGGACATGCAATACATGTGGAACAATCTCAAAAATTTGGTACAATAGTAGAAGAGTTTTTGTTTAATACATAA